Genomic DNA from Desulfuromonas versatilis:
CCTGAAGAGCAAGGATGTACAACGCTACCAGGTGATCATCAAGGAACTGGGTATCCGCAGGTAATACAGGGCAGCAGGCTCTTCAGATCACGGGAGGGCCGCTGCCTTTCGTTTTTGGAGCGAATGGCTTGGAGGTTGTCCGGAGAGAGGGTCCGATACACCGCTCGGGGGTGTGCGGGGTCTGTCTCAGGCCATCCTCCTTTCGCCATTTTTTTGTAGTAAAACAAACCATTGCAAAAGATGGGACGGGCAGGCGTCAGCCGCTGCCCGGACCGACAAGGAGAACATCATGGCATATCACAAGGTTGAAGTAGAATTCAACGGCCAACCCCTGATCATCGAAACCGGCAAGATGGCCCGCCAGGCCGACGGCGCCACCGTCGTCAGCTACGGTGGCACCAAGGTGCTGTGCACCGCCGTATCCTCCCGCAAAATGCGCGAAGGGCAGGACTTCTTCCCCCTGACCGTCAACTACCAGGAAAAATTCTACGCCGGCGGCAAGATCCCCGGCTCGTTCTTCCGCCGCGAGCGCGGCGCCAGCGAGCGCGAGACCCTGGTCTGCCGGCTCATCGACCGCCCCATGCGGCCGCTGTTCCCCAAGGGCTACCTGTTCGAAACCCAGATCATGCCCACGGTCATCTCGATCGACTTCGTCAATGACCCCGACACCCTGGCCATGGTCGCCGCCTCGGCCGCCGTGGTGGTTTCCGATATCCCCTTCGCCGGGCCCATCGCCGCGGTGCGCGTCGGCCGCGTCGAGGGGCAGCTGATCGCCAACCCCACCCGCGAGCAGATGACCCAGAGCGACATCGAAATCGTCGTCGCCGGTTCCCGGGACGCGATCATGATGGTCGAAGGTGAGTCGGACCTGGTCTCCGAGGACGACATGCTCGAAGCCATCTTCTTCGGCCACCAGTCGCTGCAGCCGCTGATCGACGTGCAGCTCAAGCTGCAGGAGCTGGTCGGGCAGGCCAAGCGCGAGTTCATCGTCCCCGAGGTCGATGCCGCTCTGGAGAAACGGGTGGTCGAGCTGGCCGAGCAGCGCCTGGCCGAAGCCAACAAGATCCGCACCAAGCAGGAGCGCTACGCCGCGGTCGACCAGATCAAGGCCGAAGTGAAGGAGGCCCTGGCCGAAGAGTTCGAGGGACGCGAAGGGGAAATCTCCGCCATCCTCGGCTCCATCGCCAAGCGGGTGGTGCGCCAGATGGTCATCAAGGACAAGGTGCGCATCGACGGCCGCGACACCCGCACCGTGCGCCCCATCACCTCCGAAGTCGGGCTGCTGCCCCGCGCTCACGGCAGCGCCCTGTTCACCCGCGGCGAGACCCAGGCCCTGGTGGCCGTCGCCCTGGGCACCACCCAGGACGAGCAGCGCATGGACAACGTGCAGGGGATGGAGTTCAAGAAATTCCTCCTGCACTACAACTTCCCCCCGTTCTGCGTGGGCGAAACCAGCATGCGCCTGTTCCCCGGCCGCCGCGAGATCGGCCACGGCTACCTCGCCGAGCGCTCCATCGCCAAGGTGCTGCCCAAGCATGACGATTTCCCCTACACCATCCGCGTGGTCTCCGACATCCTCGAGTCCAACGGCTCCTCCTCCATGGCCAGCGTCTGCGGCTCGAGCCTCTCGCTGATGGACGCCGGGGTGCCGATCACCGAGCCCGTCGCCGGCATCGCCATGGGCCTGATCAAGGAAGGCGACGACGTCGCGGTGCTCTCCGACATCCTCGGCGATGAGGACCACCTGGGCGACATGGACTTCAAGGTCACCGGTACCGCCGCCGGCGTCACCGCCCTGCAGATGGACATCAAGATCTCCGGGGTCAACCGCGAGATCATGAAGCAGGCCCTGGAGCAGGCCCGCGAGGGGCGCATCCACATCCTGGGCAAGATGGCCGAGGCGATCGACAAGCCCCGCCCCGACCTGGCCCCCCACGCGCCGCGCATCAC
This window encodes:
- the pnp gene encoding polyribonucleotide nucleotidyltransferase, coding for MAYHKVEVEFNGQPLIIETGKMARQADGATVVSYGGTKVLCTAVSSRKMREGQDFFPLTVNYQEKFYAGGKIPGSFFRRERGASERETLVCRLIDRPMRPLFPKGYLFETQIMPTVISIDFVNDPDTLAMVAASAAVVVSDIPFAGPIAAVRVGRVEGQLIANPTREQMTQSDIEIVVAGSRDAIMMVEGESDLVSEDDMLEAIFFGHQSLQPLIDVQLKLQELVGQAKREFIVPEVDAALEKRVVELAEQRLAEANKIRTKQERYAAVDQIKAEVKEALAEEFEGREGEISAILGSIAKRVVRQMVIKDKVRIDGRDTRTVRPITSEVGLLPRAHGSALFTRGETQALVAVALGTTQDEQRMDNVQGMEFKKFLLHYNFPPFCVGETSMRLFPGRREIGHGYLAERSIAKVLPKHDDFPYTIRVVSDILESNGSSSMASVCGSSLSLMDAGVPITEPVAGIAMGLIKEGDDVAVLSDILGDEDHLGDMDFKVTGTAAGVTALQMDIKISGVNREIMKQALEQAREGRIHILGKMAEAIDKPRPDLAPHAPRITTIYVKPDQVRTVIGSGGKNIRGIIEATGCTIDIEDDGRINIASIEGTAAKLAIKMIRDLTQEAEVGKLYMGTVRKIMEFGAFVEIFPGTDGLVHISELDKERVRNVTDVLNEGDKVLVKCLGIDKQGKIKLSRKEALGLSLPEEG